A single genomic interval of Gouania willdenowi chromosome 22, fGouWil2.1, whole genome shotgun sequence harbors:
- the LOC114456765 gene encoding tubulin epsilon and delta complex protein 1-like isoform X2, whose translation MPTVMQRNKACVSVSVKHVIGALCKLLTAVGLERVPIPETFRRAKFGGGPEADLFWKLLSDILLTANIVSSETHLHLKGEHRELVCAGLWQSGYHANWMFDRNDGREGGEQKAFSSRDLLLALGWLLAAGILEQVVMQRMLKLDRTLVTCRLVSPSFPSELPVDPASLRRLQWLTGSLRHQGRSLLSSLHERTRVLHKDCGRIQQLCDLLEAFVSWKQMEDVFWSWMDSVADCHQTHAAIQRPACLPNQSPRHCLHGTQQLKKLEDVLQKLSSSQGQIEAQKLRDELCVSFLPPPPPPPLPHSSLPSSSSLSPAYRARFHPQSSGRPTVGPAEGHVLASHAVDQLRHTEAVLMERRRSKRMDNRAELQEISGRNEELVLIPP comes from the exons ATGCCGACCGTGATGCAGCGGAACAAAGCGTGCGTGAGCGTGTCGGTGAAGCACGTGATCGGAGCTCTGTGTAAACTTCTAACGGCCGTAGGACTGGAGCGCGTGCCCATCCCGGAGACTTTCAGACGGGCAAAGTTTGGAGGCGGACCGGAA GCAGATCTTTTCTGGAAGCTTCTCTCTGACATCCTGCTGACTGCCAACATTGTTTCCTCTGAAACACACTTGCACCTGAAAGGAG AGCACAGGGAGCTGGTGTGTGCAGGCCTGTGGCAGAGCGGGTACCATGCTAACTGGATGTTTGATAGAAATGATGGAAGGGAAGGAGGAGAACAGAAGGCGTTCTCCAGCAGGGATCTCCTACTGGCTTTGGGCTGGCTGTTGGCTGCAGGGATTCTGGAACAAGTGGTGATGCAGCGAATGCTGAAGCTGGACAGAACATTGGTCACATGTAGATTA GTGAGCCCTAGTTTTCCCAGTGAGCTCCCAGTAGACCCAGCATCCCTGAGAAGGCTTCAGTGGCTCACTGGGAGTCTGAGGCATCAGGGGCGGAGCCTATTGTCCTCACTGCACGAGCGAACCCGAGTTCTTCACAAG GACTGTGGTCGTATCCAGCAGCTCTGTGATCTCCTTGAAGCGTTTGTGAGCTGGAAACAGATGGAGGACGTGTTCTGGTCCTGGATG gacagTGTGGCAGACTGCCATCAGACACACGCTGCCATTCAAAGGCCGGCCTGTTTACCCAATCAGAGTCCAAGACACTGTCTCCATGGAACCCAGCAGCTGAAGAAACTTGAAGACGTGCTACAAAAGTTGTCTTCGTCACAA GGACAGATTGAAGCTCAGAAGCTGAGGGACGAGCTGTGTGTGTCcttcctcccccctcctcctcctcctcctcttcctcactccTCCCTCCCCTCCTCATCATCGTTATCTCCCGCCTATCGAGCCCGGTTCCATCCTCAGAGCTCTGGTAGACCCACAGTGGGTCCTGCTGAGGGACACGTCCTGGCCTCACACGCTGTAGACCAGCTCCGTCACACTGAGGCTGTGctgatggagaggaggaggagcaagAGGATGGACAACAGGGCGGAGCTGCAGGAGATCAGTGGAAGGAACGAAGAGCTGGTGTTGATCCCACCATGA
- the LOC114456765 gene encoding tubulin epsilon and delta complex protein 1-like isoform X1, whose amino-acid sequence MPTVMQRNKACVSVSVKHVIGALCKLLTAVGLERVPIPETFRRAKFGGGPEADLFWKLLSDILLTANIVSSETHLHLKGEHRELVCAGLWQSGYHANWMFDRNDGREGGEQKAFSSRDLLLALGWLLAAGILEQVVMQRMLKLDRTLVTCRLVSPSFPSELPVDPASLRRLQWLTGSLRHQGRSLLSSLHERTRVLHKDCGRIQQLCDLLEAFVSWKQMEDVFWSWMDSVADCHQTHAAIQRPACLPNQSPRHCLHGTQQLKKLEDVLQKLSSSQQGQIEAQKLRDELCVSFLPPPPPPPLPHSSLPSSSSLSPAYRARFHPQSSGRPTVGPAEGHVLASHAVDQLRHTEAVLMERRRSKRMDNRAELQEISGRNEELVLIPP is encoded by the exons ATGCCGACCGTGATGCAGCGGAACAAAGCGTGCGTGAGCGTGTCGGTGAAGCACGTGATCGGAGCTCTGTGTAAACTTCTAACGGCCGTAGGACTGGAGCGCGTGCCCATCCCGGAGACTTTCAGACGGGCAAAGTTTGGAGGCGGACCGGAA GCAGATCTTTTCTGGAAGCTTCTCTCTGACATCCTGCTGACTGCCAACATTGTTTCCTCTGAAACACACTTGCACCTGAAAGGAG AGCACAGGGAGCTGGTGTGTGCAGGCCTGTGGCAGAGCGGGTACCATGCTAACTGGATGTTTGATAGAAATGATGGAAGGGAAGGAGGAGAACAGAAGGCGTTCTCCAGCAGGGATCTCCTACTGGCTTTGGGCTGGCTGTTGGCTGCAGGGATTCTGGAACAAGTGGTGATGCAGCGAATGCTGAAGCTGGACAGAACATTGGTCACATGTAGATTA GTGAGCCCTAGTTTTCCCAGTGAGCTCCCAGTAGACCCAGCATCCCTGAGAAGGCTTCAGTGGCTCACTGGGAGTCTGAGGCATCAGGGGCGGAGCCTATTGTCCTCACTGCACGAGCGAACCCGAGTTCTTCACAAG GACTGTGGTCGTATCCAGCAGCTCTGTGATCTCCTTGAAGCGTTTGTGAGCTGGAAACAGATGGAGGACGTGTTCTGGTCCTGGATG gacagTGTGGCAGACTGCCATCAGACACACGCTGCCATTCAAAGGCCGGCCTGTTTACCCAATCAGAGTCCAAGACACTGTCTCCATGGAACCCAGCAGCTGAAGAAACTTGAAGACGTGCTACAAAAGTTGTCTTCGTCACAA CAGGGACAGATTGAAGCTCAGAAGCTGAGGGACGAGCTGTGTGTGTCcttcctcccccctcctcctcctcctcctcttcctcactccTCCCTCCCCTCCTCATCATCGTTATCTCCCGCCTATCGAGCCCGGTTCCATCCTCAGAGCTCTGGTAGACCCACAGTGGGTCCTGCTGAGGGACACGTCCTGGCCTCACACGCTGTAGACCAGCTCCGTCACACTGAGGCTGTGctgatggagaggaggaggagcaagAGGATGGACAACAGGGCGGAGCTGCAGGAGATCAGTGGAAGGAACGAAGAGCTGGTGTTGATCCCACCATGA